The following proteins are co-located in the Brevibacillus laterosporus DSM 25 genome:
- the uvrB gene encoding excinuclease ABC subunit UvrB, which produces MDRFELVSEYTPSGDQPTAIAELVEGIKAGKRHQTLLGATGTGKTFTAAHMIAQVNKPTLVMAHNKTLAAQLAAEFREFFPNNAVEYFVSYYDYYQPEAYIPHSDTYIEKDSSVNDEIDKLRHSATSSLLERRDVIIVASVSCIYGLGSPIEYREMVLSLRTGMEKSRDEVLHRLVDIQYDRNDINFTRGTFRVRGDVLEIFPASRSEQAIRVEFFGDEIERITEIDVLTGEIMGSRDHVAIFPASHFVTREEKMKKAVENIEQELELRLLELQAAGKLLEAQRLEQRTRYDIEMMLEMGFCSGIENYSRHLTGLPEGHPPYTLLDYFPDDFLMVIDESHMTLPQIRGMYNGDRARKDVLVEHGFRLPSARDNRPLRFEEFEKKVKQAVYISATPGVYELEHTPKMAEQVIRPTGLVDPTITVRPIKGQIDDLIGEIQATIAKDERVLVTTLTKKMSEDLTDYLKEIGIKVRYLHSDIKTIERMQILRALRLGEFDVLVGINLLREGLDLPEVSLVTILDADKEGFLRNERSLIQTIGRAARNAEGRVIMYADKMTDSMTKAIQETERRRRIQLAYNEKHGITPQTIQKAVRGVIEATRVAEEKADYLPHLDVKKMPKKDRIVVIERMEEEMKEAARNLMFERAAELRDLILELKADL; this is translated from the coding sequence GTGGATCGTTTTGAGTTAGTTTCGGAGTATACGCCTTCAGGTGATCAGCCTACTGCGATTGCAGAGTTAGTGGAAGGAATAAAGGCTGGTAAACGTCATCAAACTCTGCTGGGTGCTACCGGAACAGGTAAAACTTTTACAGCTGCTCATATGATAGCTCAGGTGAACAAACCTACACTAGTCATGGCGCATAACAAAACCTTAGCTGCACAGTTGGCAGCAGAATTTCGTGAATTTTTCCCAAATAACGCGGTAGAGTACTTCGTTAGTTACTACGATTACTATCAACCGGAAGCCTACATTCCTCATTCGGATACTTATATTGAAAAGGATTCAAGCGTTAATGATGAGATTGATAAATTACGTCACTCAGCAACTAGCTCGTTATTAGAGAGACGGGATGTAATCATTGTAGCTTCTGTTTCTTGCATATACGGTTTGGGTTCCCCGATTGAATATAGAGAAATGGTACTTTCTTTGCGTACGGGCATGGAAAAAAGCAGAGATGAGGTTTTGCATCGGCTAGTAGATATTCAATATGATCGCAATGATATTAACTTTACTCGTGGGACGTTTCGTGTTCGAGGAGACGTGCTGGAAATATTCCCGGCGTCGCGCAGTGAACAGGCAATACGAGTAGAGTTTTTTGGTGATGAGATTGAGCGCATTACAGAGATTGATGTATTAACCGGGGAGATTATGGGAAGCCGAGACCACGTAGCGATTTTCCCTGCATCTCACTTTGTTACCCGTGAAGAAAAAATGAAGAAGGCTGTTGAGAATATTGAACAGGAGCTTGAACTAAGGTTGCTAGAATTGCAAGCAGCAGGCAAACTACTGGAGGCTCAACGTCTAGAACAGCGTACGAGATATGATATTGAGATGATGTTAGAAATGGGCTTTTGCTCGGGAATTGAGAACTATTCCCGTCATTTGACTGGTTTACCGGAGGGACATCCTCCGTACACGTTACTTGATTACTTCCCAGATGATTTTTTGATGGTGATAGACGAGTCTCATATGACCCTGCCACAAATCCGCGGGATGTACAATGGCGATAGAGCGCGTAAAGATGTACTGGTGGAGCATGGTTTCCGCTTACCGTCCGCACGCGATAACCGACCACTCAGGTTTGAGGAATTTGAAAAGAAAGTAAAGCAAGCAGTCTATATTTCAGCTACACCAGGAGTATATGAACTTGAGCACACGCCTAAGATGGCAGAGCAGGTCATTCGTCCAACAGGTTTAGTTGATCCAACTATCACAGTTCGTCCAATAAAAGGCCAAATTGATGATTTAATCGGCGAAATTCAGGCAACCATTGCTAAAGACGAGCGTGTTTTAGTAACGACGCTTACGAAGAAAATGTCAGAAGATCTAACCGATTACTTGAAGGAGATTGGCATTAAAGTCCGTTACCTGCATTCCGATATCAAGACGATTGAGCGCATGCAGATCTTACGCGCCTTGCGATTGGGTGAATTTGATGTTTTGGTGGGGATTAACTTGTTGCGGGAAGGATTGGATTTGCCGGAAGTATCTTTAGTTACGATTTTAGACGCTGATAAAGAAGGCTTCTTGCGCAATGAACGGTCATTAATTCAAACCATTGGGCGTGCTGCGCGGAATGCAGAGGGTCGTGTAATTATGTATGCTGACAAAATGACTGATTCAATGACGAAAGCAATACAAGAAACAGAACGCCGGCGTAGAATCCAGCTTGCTTACAATGAAAAGCACGGCATTACGCCACAAACGATTCAAAAAGCTGTTCGTGGAGTTATTGAAGCAACAAGAGTGGCGGAGGAGAAAGCTGATTATCTACCACACTTAGATGTAAAGAAGATGCCGAAAAAAGATCGTATTGTAGTTATCGAGCGAATGGAAGAGGAAATGAAGGAAGCCGCACGCAATCTCATGTTCGAACGTGCAGCAGAGCTTCGTGATTTGATATTGGAGTTGAAAGCAGACCTGTAG
- a CDS encoding acyltransferase, producing the protein MRNTKRYPVAGGVNPLWHMYKTVSFWKVCRNFVVIQLARYCPFVFVKNWMYRTFLGIKVGDQSAVALMVMMDIMYPELITIGRNCVIGYNTTILAHEYLVDEYRLGEVIIGDRVLIGANSTILPGVVIGDSAVIAAGSVVHRDVPAGAFVGGNPLQIIRQ; encoded by the coding sequence ATGCGTAACACCAAACGATATCCCGTAGCGGGAGGAGTAAATCCGCTTTGGCATATGTATAAAACCGTGAGTTTTTGGAAGGTTTGCAGAAACTTTGTTGTTATCCAACTGGCGCGTTATTGTCCGTTTGTGTTTGTGAAGAATTGGATGTATCGTACCTTTCTTGGAATCAAAGTAGGCGATCAATCTGCTGTAGCATTGATGGTCATGATGGATATTATGTATCCTGAACTAATTACGATTGGACGAAATTGCGTAATTGGCTACAATACTACAATTTTAGCCCATGAATATTTAGTGGACGAGTATCGACTAGGGGAAGTTATTATTGGTGACCGTGTATTAATTGGCGCCAATTCCACGATTTTGCCAGGGGTAGTCATTGGTGATAGTGCAGTAATTGCAGCAGGGAGTGTTGTTCACCGTGATGTACCAGCAGGAGCATTTGTGGGTGGAAATCCGTTACAAATCATTCGACAGTGA
- the hisD gene encoding histidinol dehydrogenase encodes MLRIINARELSITRSIDRGTKEQQSAVREILQAVKEYGDEAIRTFTQKYDGVTVGEIRVTEAEYLAAKTFVSNEVQKALQEAADNIRAYHQHQARTSWFTTRESGTMLGQMIRPLHSVGLYVPGGSASYPSSVLMNAIPAQVAGVEKIVMVTPPDREGKVAPAVLVAAEIAGVTEIYKVGGAQAIGALTYGTKTIPAVDKIVGPGNIYVALAKREVFGVVSIDMIAGPSEIVVLADETASPRYIAADLLSQAEHDSMASAILITTSQKVAEEVAFEIKQQIVSLPRKEIAEASLHSHGAICVVADLEEGFAVVNRLAPEHLELHVEDAFSHLGKVKNAGAVFLGPYSSEPVGDYFAGTNHVLPTNGTARFSSPLSVDDFIKKMSVISYSKADLVEHGEKIVRLAEAEGLTAHAKAIQVRIAEC; translated from the coding sequence ATGCTACGGATTATAAATGCACGCGAGCTAAGTATCACACGTAGTATTGACCGAGGCACCAAAGAACAGCAAAGTGCGGTACGGGAGATTTTACAAGCGGTTAAAGAGTATGGCGATGAAGCAATTCGTACATTTACACAAAAATATGATGGAGTAACAGTAGGTGAGATTCGAGTAACGGAAGCAGAGTATCTAGCTGCCAAGACATTCGTTTCCAACGAGGTGCAAAAAGCGTTGCAAGAAGCTGCCGACAATATTCGCGCATACCATCAACATCAGGCACGTACATCCTGGTTTACGACAAGAGAGTCTGGAACTATGCTAGGCCAAATGATTCGGCCTCTACATAGCGTGGGGCTTTATGTTCCTGGCGGTTCCGCTTCCTATCCCTCCTCTGTTCTCATGAATGCCATTCCAGCACAAGTCGCAGGGGTGGAGAAAATTGTAATGGTCACACCACCGGATCGAGAAGGTAAGGTTGCCCCAGCCGTTTTAGTTGCTGCCGAGATCGCTGGTGTGACGGAGATTTATAAAGTTGGTGGGGCTCAAGCAATTGGAGCACTTACGTATGGAACCAAGACTATTCCTGCTGTAGATAAGATTGTAGGGCCGGGCAATATCTATGTAGCGCTAGCCAAACGTGAGGTGTTTGGAGTGGTAAGCATTGATATGATAGCCGGTCCTAGTGAAATCGTAGTGTTAGCAGATGAAACAGCCTCGCCCCGTTATATTGCTGCTGATCTCCTGTCACAAGCGGAGCACGATTCAATGGCATCAGCTATCTTGATTACGACCTCACAAAAAGTAGCTGAGGAAGTAGCTTTTGAAATAAAGCAGCAAATAGTGAGCTTACCAAGAAAAGAGATCGCTGAAGCTTCCTTACACTCTCATGGAGCTATCTGTGTTGTGGCTGATTTGGAAGAAGGCTTTGCAGTGGTTAATCGATTAGCTCCTGAGCACCTAGAGTTACATGTGGAAGATGCCTTTAGTCATTTAGGGAAAGTAAAAAATGCCGGAGCTGTTTTTTTAGGTCCCTACAGCTCCGAACCTGTAGGAGATTACTTTGCAGGAACGAATCATGTTTTACCAACAAATGGAACAGCCCGTTTTTCTTCTCCTTTATCAGTGGATGATTTTATTAAAAAAATGAGTGTTATTTCTTATAGTAAGGCTGATCTCGTAGAACATGGAGAAAAGATTGTGAGATTGGCGGAGGCAGAAGGGTTAACAGCTCATGCCAAAGCTATTCAAGTTAGGATAGCAGAGTGTTAA
- a CDS encoding flagellar hook assembly protein FlgD, translating into MPTNNIQKSMAAAKTAAQSTIPKTKSSVLPEYNYANKKEYSTGLDSESFMKLMIAQLANQDPMSPMDNSQFMMQTAMMTMVEKVSNIELLMKESNSSLLNVKEYEEIIGKKATYEVARKDESGQIYVTTASGTVNGVKMVEGKIWFLVGDDIISQQQIHGLESLTSQTGVDQTLKYANMIGYQVTYTEQGKDADGKPTSTEETGIIQAVSMKNGLVEFVLENGKKIKSTDIVGLEVVKPELEPEPEPEPEEEVEPPSEPGDTDGTGETDGFQNPDGSETP; encoded by the coding sequence ATGCCGACCAACAACATACAAAAGTCGATGGCGGCGGCTAAGACCGCAGCACAAAGCACAATACCGAAAACAAAGTCTTCCGTACTACCAGAATATAACTATGCCAATAAAAAAGAATATTCAACTGGGTTGGATAGCGAGTCTTTTATGAAGCTAATGATTGCCCAACTTGCGAATCAAGACCCGATGTCACCAATGGACAACTCTCAATTTATGATGCAAACTGCTATGATGACAATGGTAGAAAAAGTGTCGAATATTGAACTTCTCATGAAGGAGTCAAATAGCAGTCTGTTAAACGTAAAAGAGTACGAGGAAATCATCGGTAAAAAAGCTACCTATGAGGTGGCTCGTAAAGATGAGTCCGGACAAATATATGTAACAACAGCTTCTGGTACCGTTAACGGTGTAAAAATGGTCGAGGGTAAAATTTGGTTTTTAGTGGGTGACGATATTATCTCCCAACAGCAAATCCATGGCTTAGAATCGCTTACGTCCCAAACTGGCGTTGACCAAACGCTAAAATACGCTAATATGATTGGTTATCAAGTTACGTATACGGAACAAGGGAAAGACGCGGATGGTAAACCAACCTCAACTGAAGAAACAGGCATCATTCAAGCAGTCAGCATGAAAAATGGTTTAGTTGAATTTGTTCTAGAGAACGGTAAAAAGATTAAATCTACGGATATCGTTGGGCTTGAAGTAGTAAAACCAGAACTAGAGCCAGAGCCAGAACCGGAACCAGAGGAAGAAGTAGAACCACCTTCTGAGCCAGGGGATACAGATGGTACTGGTGAAACAGATGGCTTCCAAAATCCTGATGGTTCTGAAACTCCTTAA
- a CDS encoding MarR family transcriptional regulator encodes MVLLIILTIGLSFLLNWLVPLIGFESDPFTVWLVSYLICFLAIIPWQLKREEQRYEGFMEREPFWNTESTMILQILAIAEKRKGYITPSDIAAQTELTIKQAIEALQKLQKQGYAELSVAQTGDIIYYFPGFK; translated from the coding sequence ATGGTACTGCTTATCATTCTTACCATAGGACTTTCGTTTTTATTAAATTGGTTAGTTCCATTAATTGGATTTGAAAGTGACCCTTTTACAGTTTGGTTGGTTTCTTATCTCATTTGTTTTCTTGCAATTATTCCGTGGCAATTAAAAAGGGAGGAGCAAAGATATGAGGGGTTCATGGAAAGAGAGCCTTTTTGGAATACGGAATCCACTATGATTCTACAAATTCTAGCAATAGCTGAAAAAAGAAAAGGTTATATCACACCATCTGATATAGCGGCCCAAACTGAATTAACTATTAAACAGGCAATAGAAGCGTTACAGAAACTACAAAAGCAAGGATATGCAGAACTAAGTGTGGCTCAGACAGGAGATATTATTTATTATTTTCCTGGGTTTAAATAA
- a CDS encoding ATP phosphoribosyltransferase regulatory subunit produces the protein MATPLVFEKPLGMRDVLPELLQKQRVIERILRQCISRWGYDEIATPALEYFETVGVASATLTDHMFKLLDKQGHTVILRPEVTAPIARVVSSLYKHVPYPIRLFYQANVFRAQEKEAGRPAEFYQTGVELIGDASVDADAEVIALAISCLQEAGVAAFKITIGHVDVVTGLLEEIVVDKHERLSLVKCLQHRDYAGYRQVVSTLSVTEEEKVKLLSLLQLRGGRESIEEGMQLLRNPKSVEAMQTISSLWDALAAYGVEEHILLDLTLIGRFDYYTGIVFEGYAADIGSSLLSGGRYDRLLEQFGRSAAATGFALEIDCLLQVANIVAPFNQKRYVILYEQHQREEALRYAQQKRDEQNIVITARWSAEVEHAFVNCEQNHVVIWGGEVP, from the coding sequence ATGGCTACACCTTTGGTTTTTGAAAAGCCATTGGGCATGCGGGATGTATTGCCTGAGCTGTTACAAAAACAACGTGTAATTGAACGAATTTTGCGTCAATGTATATCGAGGTGGGGTTATGATGAAATTGCTACGCCTGCGCTGGAGTACTTTGAAACGGTGGGGGTAGCAAGTGCGACCTTGACCGACCATATGTTTAAGCTGTTGGATAAACAGGGACATACTGTCATTTTACGTCCTGAGGTGACGGCACCTATAGCACGTGTTGTCTCCTCCTTGTATAAGCACGTACCTTATCCTATCCGGTTATTTTATCAAGCGAATGTATTTCGTGCGCAAGAAAAAGAAGCTGGACGTCCTGCTGAATTTTATCAAACAGGAGTGGAGCTTATCGGGGATGCTAGTGTAGATGCTGATGCTGAGGTGATCGCCTTAGCAATTTCATGTTTACAAGAAGCAGGTGTAGCTGCCTTTAAAATAACGATTGGTCATGTGGATGTGGTAACAGGCTTGTTAGAAGAAATCGTGGTGGATAAACACGAGAGGTTGAGCTTGGTGAAATGCCTACAGCATAGAGATTATGCAGGATATCGACAGGTTGTGAGTACATTATCTGTCACGGAGGAAGAGAAAGTGAAATTGCTTTCCTTACTTCAATTACGTGGTGGTAGAGAGAGCATTGAGGAGGGTATGCAGCTCTTACGTAATCCGAAATCGGTAGAAGCTATGCAAACCATTTCATCATTATGGGATGCGTTGGCGGCTTATGGTGTGGAAGAGCATATCTTATTGGACTTAACACTTATTGGTCGTTTTGATTACTATACAGGAATTGTTTTTGAAGGGTATGCAGCAGATATAGGTTCATCTTTGTTAAGTGGCGGACGATATGATCGGTTGTTAGAGCAATTTGGTCGTTCAGCAGCAGCTACAGGGTTTGCACTGGAAATTGATTGTTTATTACAGGTAGCAAATATAGTAGCCCCTTTTAATCAAAAACGTTATGTCATTCTATATGAGCAACATCAACGGGAAGAGGCTCTTCGCTATGCACAGCAAAAACGTGATGAACAAAATATCGTTATTACAGCGAGGTGGTCAGCAGAGGTAGAGCATGCTTTTGTAAATTGCGAGCAAAATCATGTTGTTATCTGGGGAGGAGAGGTACCGTGA
- the uvrA gene encoding excinuclease ABC subunit UvrA produces the protein MPLDRIVVKGARAHNLKNIDVVIPRDKFVVLTGLSGSGKSSLAFDTIYAEGQRRYVESLSAYARQFLGQMDKPDVDSIDGLSPAISIDQKTTSRNPRSTVGTVTEIYDYLRLLYARIGKAVCPTHGIEISSQTIEQMVDRIMEFPERTRMQILAPLVQGRKGEHVKLLEDIRKQGYVRVRVDGEVRDLSEEILLEKNKKHSIEVVIDRIVVKPDSQTRIADSLETALRLADGKVIVDVIDQEELLFSEKHACPLCGFSIGELEPRIFSFNSPYGACSECDGLGVRMEVDPDLVVPDSAKTLSEGAVAAWEPKSSTYYPQLLESACRHFSIPTDVPVEELEDEQLQIVLYGSKGEKIQFRYENEFGQVREATVAFEGVIPNLQRRHLETSSDYIREQIEGFMGQKACPVCKGQRLRQESLAVLIGKRNISELTSLSIVDAHQFFDQVELSEKDIKIAQMILKEIKARLNFLIDVGLDYLTLSRAAGTLSGGEAQRIRLATQIGSSLMGVLYILDEPSIGLHQRDNARLIKTLEHMTSLGNTLIVVEHDEDTMLACDYIIDIGPGAGIHGGQIVAEGTPQEVMKNPDSLTGAYLSGRKFIPVPLERRKPAQNGEACDKWVIIEGAKENNLKNVNVKIPLGVFVAVTGVSGSGKSTLINEILHKALARELNRAKAKPGEFKRINGLEHLDKVVDIDQSPIGRTPRSNPATYTGVFDDIRDLFASTNEAKVRGYKKGRFSFNVKGGRCEACTGDGIIKIEMHFLPDVYVPCEICNGKRYNRETLEVKYRGKSISDILETTVEDAVEFFKNVPKIQRKVQTLLDVGLGYMKLGQPATTLSGGEAQRVKLASELHRRSTGRTIYILDEPTTGLHTYDIDRLLKVLQRLVENGDTVLVIEHNLDVIKTADHIIDLGPEGGTRGGSIVATGTPEEVAKVKGSYTGEFLGPILERDRKRTQERIQELVNHT, from the coding sequence ATGCCATTAGATCGAATCGTGGTGAAGGGTGCACGCGCTCATAATTTAAAAAACATAGATGTCGTCATCCCACGAGATAAATTTGTTGTTTTAACGGGATTATCTGGTTCAGGAAAATCGTCTCTTGCTTTTGATACGATCTATGCGGAAGGACAGCGTCGTTATGTAGAGTCGCTATCTGCTTATGCTCGTCAATTTCTTGGACAAATGGATAAGCCTGACGTAGATTCTATTGATGGTCTATCTCCAGCTATTTCGATTGATCAGAAGACCACTAGTCGCAATCCACGTTCTACTGTAGGAACAGTGACAGAGATCTATGATTATTTGCGTCTGTTGTATGCGCGTATTGGTAAGGCTGTTTGTCCTACTCATGGAATAGAAATTAGTTCACAAACGATCGAACAAATGGTAGATCGTATTATGGAATTCCCGGAACGGACCCGTATGCAAATTCTTGCTCCTTTAGTTCAGGGACGTAAAGGAGAGCACGTAAAGCTATTGGAAGATATCCGTAAACAAGGTTATGTACGGGTTCGTGTTGATGGAGAAGTGCGGGATTTATCTGAAGAGATTCTTTTGGAAAAAAACAAAAAGCATAGCATTGAAGTTGTAATTGATCGGATCGTTGTCAAACCTGATTCTCAGACACGTATTGCTGATTCCTTAGAAACAGCTTTGCGTTTAGCAGACGGTAAGGTGATTGTCGATGTTATCGATCAGGAAGAACTACTATTTAGCGAGAAGCATGCTTGTCCACTCTGTGGCTTCTCGATTGGTGAGTTAGAACCGCGAATCTTCTCATTTAATAGTCCGTATGGAGCCTGCTCAGAATGCGATGGATTGGGAGTGCGGATGGAAGTGGACCCTGATCTGGTTGTTCCGGATTCTGCAAAAACATTGTCAGAGGGTGCTGTAGCAGCTTGGGAACCAAAGTCTTCTACCTACTACCCACAATTGTTAGAATCAGCGTGCCGTCATTTTAGCATTCCTACAGATGTACCGGTGGAAGAGCTAGAAGATGAGCAATTACAAATCGTTTTATATGGTAGTAAAGGTGAAAAAATTCAATTCCGTTATGAGAATGAATTTGGTCAAGTACGTGAGGCTACAGTGGCATTTGAAGGGGTAATCCCTAACCTACAAAGACGTCACCTAGAAACCAGTTCTGATTATATACGGGAACAAATTGAAGGCTTCATGGGTCAAAAAGCTTGCCCGGTTTGTAAGGGTCAGCGATTGCGCCAAGAGAGCCTAGCTGTTTTGATCGGCAAACGTAATATTTCGGAGTTAACCAGTCTATCTATTGTAGATGCACACCAATTTTTTGATCAAGTCGAGTTAAGTGAGAAAGATATTAAGATCGCTCAGATGATCTTAAAAGAGATCAAAGCCAGACTGAATTTCCTCATTGATGTGGGGCTTGATTACCTTACATTAAGTCGAGCGGCAGGAACCTTATCAGGTGGAGAAGCCCAACGTATACGATTAGCTACACAGATTGGCTCTAGTCTAATGGGAGTCTTGTATATTTTGGACGAGCCAAGTATTGGTCTACATCAGCGCGATAATGCTCGTTTGATTAAGACGCTTGAGCATATGACAAGCTTAGGAAATACACTTATCGTAGTAGAGCATGACGAGGATACGATGCTAGCCTGCGATTACATTATCGATATTGGTCCTGGAGCAGGGATTCATGGTGGACAGATAGTAGCGGAAGGAACCCCACAAGAAGTGATGAAGAATCCTGACTCTCTAACAGGAGCTTATTTAAGTGGGCGTAAATTCATCCCTGTTCCTCTTGAAAGACGTAAGCCTGCACAAAATGGAGAAGCTTGCGATAAATGGGTGATTATTGAAGGGGCAAAAGAAAACAACCTGAAAAATGTAAACGTCAAGATTCCATTAGGTGTGTTCGTTGCTGTTACGGGTGTCTCTGGTTCAGGAAAAAGTACCCTAATCAACGAGATTCTACACAAAGCTTTGGCACGTGAATTAAATCGTGCAAAAGCCAAGCCTGGAGAATTTAAACGGATTAATGGCTTGGAGCATTTGGACAAGGTAGTTGATATTGACCAGTCACCAATTGGTCGTACACCTCGCTCGAACCCAGCTACGTATACAGGTGTGTTTGATGATATTCGTGACCTGTTTGCCTCCACTAATGAAGCAAAAGTGCGTGGATACAAAAAAGGGCGATTTAGCTTTAACGTAAAGGGCGGGCGTTGTGAAGCTTGCACAGGGGACGGTATTATTAAGATTGAAATGCATTTTCTACCGGATGTATACGTACCTTGCGAGATTTGTAATGGTAAACGATACAATCGTGAGACCTTAGAGGTTAAATATAGAGGCAAAAGCATTTCTGATATTTTGGAAACAACAGTGGAAGATGCAGTTGAGTTTTTCAAAAATGTACCGAAAATCCAACGGAAGGTTCAAACCTTGCTTGATGTTGGTTTAGGCTACATGAAGCTAGGACAACCGGCAACTACTTTATCAGGTGGAGAAGCCCAACGCGTTAAATTAGCTTCTGAATTACATCGCCGAAGTACGGGGCGCACCATATACATTCTAGATGAACCAACAACAGGATTGCATACCTACGACATTGATCGATTGCTAAAAGTCTTGCAACGATTAGTAGAGAATGGGGATACTGTTTTGGTTATTGAGCATAATCTGGATGTTATTAAGACAGCAGACCATATAATCGACCTTGGACCAGAAGGTGGAACACGTGGAGGTAGTATTGTAGCTACAGGAACTCCTGAAGAGGTAGCCAAGGTTAAGGGATCGTATACAGGTGAATTTTTGGGACCTATTCTTGAACGTGATCGCAAGCGTACCCAAGAACGGATTCAAGAGCTAGTTAATCATACCTAG
- the hprK gene encoding HPr(Ser) kinase/phosphatase, whose amino-acid sequence MVNVSHLVEHFQLKIVSGEKGLSRPISVTDLSRPGLQLAGYKSHYPGERIQILGMTEMEFLHTLPKETIVDRLSFLMSEETPCLCVARNLELPQEVLDVSNSRGVPVIQSPLPTTSLVSKLTNYLEDRLAPTATIHGVLTDVYGVGVFILGASGIGKSETALELVKRGHRLVADDAVEIRQTQEGHLTGMAPDLIQHLLEIRGVGIINVMTMFGAGAVRNTKNIDMVVKLELWDQHKHYERLGLDEEKMKVMDTDVPVITVPVRPGRNLAVIIEVAAMNYRLKRMGYNAAVHFSKRLTDTIEDHDSFI is encoded by the coding sequence ATGGTAAATGTCAGTCATCTTGTCGAACATTTTCAACTGAAAATAGTAAGTGGCGAAAAAGGGTTAAGTCGCCCGATCAGCGTTACTGATTTAAGTCGACCTGGATTACAGCTAGCGGGATATAAATCCCATTATCCTGGAGAACGCATCCAAATTCTCGGAATGACTGAAATGGAATTTTTACATACATTACCTAAAGAGACCATAGTTGATAGACTCAGCTTTTTAATGAGTGAGGAGACACCTTGCTTATGTGTAGCGCGTAATTTGGAATTGCCACAAGAAGTGCTGGATGTGTCTAATAGTAGAGGAGTACCTGTCATTCAATCTCCTTTACCTACAACCAGTCTGGTTAGTAAGCTTACAAATTATTTAGAAGATCGTCTTGCTCCAACCGCTACCATTCATGGGGTTCTTACGGATGTATACGGAGTGGGCGTCTTTATTCTTGGTGCTAGTGGAATAGGGAAAAGTGAGACAGCTCTGGAACTGGTTAAGCGTGGTCATCGTCTCGTAGCAGATGATGCTGTAGAGATTCGTCAAACACAAGAAGGCCACTTAACGGGGATGGCACCTGATTTAATTCAACATTTATTAGAAATCCGCGGAGTAGGTATTATCAATGTAATGACGATGTTTGGTGCAGGAGCTGTGCGTAATACGAAAAACATTGATATGGTCGTGAAGCTAGAACTGTGGGATCAGCATAAGCACTACGAACGTTTGGGACTAGACGAAGAAAAAATGAAAGTAATGGATACAGATGTGCCGGTCATTACCGTCCCTGTGCGTCCAGGTCGAAATTTAGCAGTTATTATCGAGGTAGCAGCTATGAACTATCGCTTGAAACGCATGGGCTACAATGCTGCTGTGCATTTCTCTAAGCGTTTGACAGATACAATTGAAGATCATGATTCATTTATCTAA
- the hisG gene encoding ATP phosphoribosyltransferase, whose amino-acid sequence MPKGRIFEESLIFLQESGIVLEENFKDSRKLIIPVPHFQMEFILAKPADVPTYVEYGVADVGVVGKDVLLEEDRDVYELLDLEIGRCRMVVAGLAQYQPAVQPRVATKYPTIASRYFREQGQQVEVIKLNGSVELAPLIGLAERIVDIVSTGQTLRENGLVEIEHICDITTRLIANRSSYRMKSEAVEDIAQKFLQVIPKAEVLRDEKDRRY is encoded by the coding sequence ATGCCAAAGGGTAGAATCTTTGAAGAATCATTAATCTTTTTACAGGAATCAGGAATCGTGCTTGAGGAAAATTTCAAAGATTCCCGCAAATTAATTATTCCTGTTCCTCATTTTCAGATGGAATTTATTTTGGCAAAACCAGCTGATGTACCGACTTATGTGGAGTATGGGGTAGCAGATGTTGGTGTAGTAGGCAAAGATGTTTTATTGGAAGAAGACAGAGACGTCTATGAATTACTTGATCTTGAAATTGGGAGATGTCGCATGGTAGTTGCTGGTTTAGCTCAGTATCAGCCAGCGGTTCAGCCTAGAGTAGCTACTAAGTATCCTACAATCGCATCACGTTATTTTCGAGAGCAAGGTCAACAGGTCGAGGTCATTAAGCTAAATGGTTCCGTAGAATTAGCTCCTTTGATCGGACTTGCTGAACGAATTGTTGATATTGTCTCTACGGGACAGACATTACGAGAGAATGGTCTGGTGGAGATTGAACATATTTGTGATATTACTACAAGATTAATTGCTAACCGCTCAAGTTATCGAATGAAAAGTGAAGCAGTAGAGGACATTGCCCAAAAATTTCTCCAGGTCATTCCAAAAGCAGAGGTACTCAGAGATGAGAAGGATAGGAGGTACTAG